The following coding sequences are from one Niveibacterium umoris window:
- a CDS encoding caspase family protein, with protein sequence MKRIACVILFAVAALMLPLKALHAREMRALLVGVSEYPVLDKNFQLEGPRNDIQRLRDLLQQRSFAANHMTVLADGVPGASGLPTRAAILNALDQLALQSAKGDYVLLYFSGHGSQQPADRNTPEGRDEADGLFEIFLPRDIGAWNDEGQTVQNALVSHELRRAVDRIIDKGAFVWAIFDSCHSATMVRGAGDSSEVRYRYITPDALGIPAKVIDRANADAVRSRGKADAASADPVASTKGMAGGVFFYAAQTTELAPEMRLPLGHPDRKPFGLFGFTLMQALESGAPMTYRQLAQHVLSQYGGMNQSRVTPLFSGTRLDDLLFGQESVPIRQWKVDRGATPSIPAGALAQVTEASLLAIVASPLDKDDAAIGYAEARNVALASSTLVPLAHGGKPALDPKDIPPAAHARLIRSAGEYTLRVVADFTDCDSACIARGPIDALKKYGVPGAQINWFSLPETGDVAVKAYRDRVQLVPPALQGLNCAARKKAAERTQCEEELRTGSLTLQWNAAKGAPALREELASALHSVARATNLMRIASQLGDAAGGKLAVTMKQVTAAGKTLPITAERSPVLHAGDKVEVSLVNQGNLPLDVTVLYLDAGYGVSALFPSNGESNRFEAKASRTFTLDIDDETTGLERLVTIAVQARGLAERVDFSFLAQPPLAQANRTRGAEDDETTAFRDAGFADYATRGAKLTPATPGQRTAMQVFNWTVRK encoded by the coding sequence GTGAAACGCATTGCGTGCGTAATCCTGTTTGCCGTAGCTGCCCTGATGCTGCCCTTGAAGGCCTTGCACGCGCGCGAGATGCGGGCGCTGCTGGTGGGCGTGTCCGAGTATCCGGTGCTCGACAAGAATTTCCAGCTCGAGGGCCCGCGCAACGACATCCAGCGCCTGCGCGATCTATTGCAGCAGCGCAGTTTCGCTGCGAACCACATGACCGTGCTGGCCGATGGTGTTCCCGGGGCCAGCGGCCTTCCTACCCGCGCGGCGATACTGAACGCGCTTGACCAACTGGCACTGCAGTCGGCCAAGGGCGACTATGTGCTGCTGTATTTCTCCGGGCACGGCAGTCAGCAACCGGCCGATCGCAACACGCCCGAAGGGCGCGACGAGGCCGACGGTCTGTTCGAAATCTTCCTGCCGCGCGACATCGGTGCCTGGAACGACGAAGGCCAGACGGTGCAGAACGCGCTGGTCAGCCACGAGTTGCGGCGCGCGGTAGACCGCATCATCGACAAGGGGGCCTTCGTCTGGGCGATCTTCGATTCCTGTCACAGCGCGACCATGGTTCGTGGCGCGGGCGACAGCAGCGAAGTGCGCTATCGCTACATCACGCCGGATGCGCTGGGCATTCCTGCGAAGGTAATCGACCGCGCGAATGCCGATGCAGTGCGCTCCCGCGGCAAGGCTGATGCGGCGTCCGCCGACCCGGTGGCGAGCACCAAAGGCATGGCCGGTGGCGTGTTCTTCTACGCCGCGCAGACGACCGAGCTTGCGCCTGAGATGCGACTGCCGCTCGGTCACCCGGACCGCAAGCCATTCGGCTTGTTTGGCTTCACACTGATGCAGGCGCTCGAATCCGGCGCGCCGATGACGTATCGCCAGCTGGCGCAACATGTGCTCAGCCAGTACGGCGGCATGAACCAGAGCCGCGTTACGCCCCTGTTTTCCGGTACCCGCCTCGATGACCTGTTGTTCGGTCAGGAAAGCGTGCCGATCCGCCAGTGGAAGGTCGACCGGGGTGCGACGCCGTCGATCCCGGCCGGTGCGCTGGCGCAAGTGACCGAAGCGTCTCTGCTGGCGATCGTTGCCAGCCCGCTCGACAAGGACGACGCGGCGATAGGCTATGCCGAGGCGCGCAACGTCGCGCTGGCCTCGAGCACGCTGGTGCCGCTGGCGCACGGCGGCAAACCGGCGCTCGATCCGAAGGACATCCCCCCCGCCGCCCATGCCCGCCTGATCCGCAGCGCCGGCGAATACACCCTGCGGGTGGTCGCGGACTTCACCGATTGCGATAGCGCCTGCATCGCGCGCGGCCCGATCGACGCCTTGAAGAAATACGGCGTTCCTGGCGCACAAATCAACTGGTTTTCCTTGCCCGAGACCGGCGATGTTGCAGTCAAGGCCTACCGTGACCGCGTGCAGCTTGTCCCGCCCGCGCTGCAGGGTCTTAACTGCGCGGCACGCAAGAAGGCCGCCGAGCGCACGCAATGCGAAGAAGAACTGCGCACCGGCTCGCTCACGCTGCAGTGGAACGCCGCCAAGGGCGCACCGGCCCTGCGCGAAGAGTTGGCCTCTGCGCTGCACAGCGTTGCGCGTGCCACCAACCTGATGCGCATCGCCAGCCAGTTGGGCGATGCCGCCGGCGGCAAGCTGGCCGTCACGATGAAACAGGTCACCGCGGCCGGCAAGACGCTGCCGATTACCGCAGAACGCAGCCCGGTGCTGCATGCGGGTGACAAGGTCGAGGTCAGCCTCGTTAACCAAGGCAACCTGCCACTCGATGTGACGGTTCTCTACCTCGATGCCGGCTATGGCGTGTCGGCACTGTTCCCGAGCAATGGCGAGAGCAACCGTTTCGAGGCCAAGGCCTCGCGTACTTTCACCCTCGACATTGATGACGAAACCACCGGGCTGGAGCGACTTGTAACGATTGCCGTGCAGGCGCGCGGGCTCGCCGAGCGCGTAGACTTTTCCTTCCTCGCACAGCCGCCGCTCG